One region of Roseovarius faecimaris genomic DNA includes:
- a CDS encoding S8 family serine peptidase, with the protein MSTWTPWRDHPRMVTSPYVNWWLMQHGLGAGPSPMRMTPSLRRMDDFDALQGSLADFTALGHDPSAFMPGGSGADWPVFPVPDSSANPDFLNSIDGAGGWLPENANYPTVGADTLIAGVIDVDIGLGHRRFRQADGSTRVLASWQQGAPWGGGPGHLPFGAQLMESDINSLLAQHSSDGDLTRPLDQDGFNRAAHLVDMARPDGLHALATSEAHGTHVMGLVAGADPVRDAPFSDRVRLLVVNLPPASAYGEGGAFLDYYLVYAMRWIVEMHARISNASGLAATPPPLLLNISFGKQAGAKDERQVFVREARRLSEADQILGQAKFNAILPAGNDNLSRVHARFELQPGDEQALDWRIQPDDDTSNFVEIWVEKLLTTGTVLAPIDIDVVPPGGTAGAFQPAASGQITELTGGLGRVYCDAVEPEDGASVRFRYLICLAPDHFMKGGKVGAAAGKWTIRFRNSGDTAHTVRATIQTDQATLPGQRNARRSYFEAADYMLFEQSGREADTFAYVDGASPAPNLDRSATLRRRGTLNSYAANRYVATIAGHRETDGRPAPYSASGIGHPVHAGGRGAPTVSFPADDGAAHFGLLSDGASDGSVAAMQGTSFSCACATRWLIESWLAGQFDPQAEASDVQAFLRAAPLTLPRPDKWHDAPVGPEKVGAGRASWQPARPVSRLG; encoded by the coding sequence ATGAGCACCTGGACCCCCTGGCGTGACCATCCCCGCATGGTCACGTCGCCTTATGTCAATTGGTGGCTGATGCAGCACGGGCTGGGCGCAGGGCCGTCCCCGATGCGCATGACCCCGTCGCTCAGACGGATGGATGACTTCGATGCGCTGCAAGGCAGCCTTGCCGATTTCACCGCCCTTGGCCACGATCCGTCCGCCTTCATGCCGGGGGGCAGCGGGGCTGACTGGCCGGTGTTCCCGGTGCCCGACAGCTCGGCCAACCCGGACTTCCTGAACAGCATCGACGGCGCCGGGGGCTGGTTGCCGGAGAATGCGAACTATCCCACGGTTGGCGCGGACACGCTGATTGCCGGGGTGATCGATGTGGATATCGGCCTGGGCCATCGCCGGTTCCGGCAGGCGGACGGCAGCACGCGTGTTCTCGCCTCCTGGCAGCAGGGCGCGCCCTGGGGCGGCGGGCCGGGGCATCTGCCCTTTGGCGCCCAGCTCATGGAAAGCGACATCAACAGCCTTCTGGCGCAGCACAGCTCAGACGGCGACCTCACCCGCCCGCTCGATCAGGACGGGTTCAACCGGGCCGCGCATCTGGTGGATATGGCGCGCCCTGACGGCCTGCATGCGCTGGCCACGTCCGAGGCGCATGGCACCCATGTGATGGGCCTTGTAGCCGGGGCCGACCCGGTCCGCGACGCGCCGTTCAGCGACCGCGTGCGCCTTCTGGTGGTCAACCTGCCGCCCGCCAGCGCCTATGGCGAAGGCGGGGCGTTTCTGGACTATTACCTTGTCTACGCGATGCGCTGGATCGTCGAGATGCATGCCCGGATCAGCAATGCGTCGGGGCTGGCGGCCACCCCGCCGCCGCTTCTTCTCAACATCTCCTTCGGCAAACAGGCCGGGGCCAAGGACGAACGACAGGTTTTCGTGCGCGAGGCCCGGCGGCTCTCGGAAGCGGACCAGATCCTCGGACAGGCCAAATTCAACGCGATCCTGCCCGCGGGCAACGACAACCTGTCGCGCGTGCATGCCCGGTTCGAGCTTCAGCCCGGCGACGAGCAGGCGCTTGACTGGCGCATACAGCCCGATGACGACACGTCGAACTTCGTCGAAATCTGGGTCGAGAAGCTGCTGACCACCGGCACGGTTCTGGCGCCCATCGACATCGACGTGGTGCCCCCCGGCGGCACGGCGGGTGCGTTTCAGCCCGCCGCCTCGGGCCAGATCACCGAACTAACGGGCGGCCTTGGCCGGGTCTATTGCGACGCGGTGGAGCCCGAAGACGGGGCCTCGGTGCGCTTTCGCTACCTCATCTGCCTGGCCCCCGATCATTTCATGAAGGGCGGCAAGGTGGGCGCGGCGGCGGGCAAATGGACCATCCGTTTCCGCAATTCGGGCGACACGGCCCATACCGTACGCGCCACGATCCAGACCGATCAGGCGACGCTGCCGGGGCAACGCAACGCCCGGCGCTCCTATTTCGAAGCGGCGGACTACATGCTGTTCGAGCAGAGCGGTCGCGAGGCCGATACCTTCGCCTATGTCGATGGCGCATCACCGGCCCCCAACCTCGATCGCAGCGCAACGCTCCGGCGGCGGGGCACGCTCAATTCCTACGCCGCCAACCGCTATGTCGCGACCATCGCGGGCCACCGCGAAACCGACGGGCGGCCCGCGCCCTATTCGGCCAGCGGCATCGGCCACCCGGTCCATGCGGGCGGGCGCGGCGCGCCGACGGTCAGCTTCCCCGCCGATGACGGCGCCGCGCATTTCGGCCTCCTGTCGGACGGGGCCAGCGACGGCTCGGTGGCCGCCATGCAGGGCACCAGCTTTTCCTGTGCCTGCGCGACGCGCTGGCTGATCGAAAGCTGGCTTGCCGGGCAGTTCGACCCGCAGGCGGAGGCCAGCGATGTGCAGGCCTTCCTGCGGGCCGCCCCGCTCACCCTGCCGCGCCCCGACAAATGGCATGACGCGCCCGTCGGCCCCGAGAAGGTCGGTGCCGGCCGGGCCTCCTGGCAGCCCGCGCGCCCGGTGTCGCGGCTTGGCTGA
- a CDS encoding phosphatase PAP2 family protein, with translation MSFSENAAGGGRGGGRGGGRGGGRGGGRGGGRGGGRGGGRGGGRGGGRGMAEDEGLVADARLAIHDALAGYWDPPAGNNSFDWEPDALDLDYLPSDRRIEVILPQILARFGIEQGSTDGVPHVTLKCDGAKICTIQKPSLSTLGTQMTWLRAYADLRADRAGEILLQAEEITSAFSAVRPFDLPKRRHTYEMLILVHEVTILLEQQIKHLMRSPRPVEFSDKVMPMIDTPPHSTYPSGHSTESFAIATALSQLEYGETPGESLAADRPTFHVAQRIAVNRTVAGVHYPVDSAAGAALGCAIGTAVAFIANGTPLRSFGFDPNAAPEADFNRAALEPVIKGRASSKSPDPLAILQKRWLKARGEWQRRDGRSGTTGTGS, from the coding sequence ATGAGCTTTTCAGAAAACGCAGCCGGTGGCGGACGTGGCGGTGGCCGCGGGGGAGGCCGGGGCGGCGGGCGCGGCGGTGGCCGTGGTGGCGGCCGGGGCGGCGGGCGCGGTGGCGGACGGGGCGGTGGCCGGGGCGGCGGGCGCGGCATGGCCGAGGACGAAGGGCTCGTCGCCGATGCACGCCTTGCCATCCATGATGCGCTGGCCGGGTATTGGGACCCGCCCGCAGGCAATAACAGCTTCGACTGGGAACCCGACGCGCTCGATCTGGACTACCTGCCATCGGACCGCCGGATCGAGGTGATCCTGCCGCAGATCCTGGCCCGCTTTGGCATCGAACAGGGCAGCACCGACGGCGTGCCGCATGTCACGCTGAAATGCGACGGGGCCAAGATCTGCACCATCCAGAAGCCCAGCCTTTCCACGCTCGGCACGCAGATGACATGGCTCCGCGCCTATGCCGATCTTCGGGCCGACCGCGCCGGCGAGATCCTGCTGCAGGCCGAAGAGATCACCTCGGCCTTTTCCGCGGTGCGCCCCTTCGATCTGCCCAAGCGGCGGCATACCTACGAGATGCTGATCCTGGTGCATGAGGTGACGATCCTTCTTGAGCAGCAGATCAAGCACCTGATGCGCTCGCCGCGGCCTGTCGAGTTTTCCGACAAGGTGATGCCGATGATCGACACACCGCCACACAGCACCTATCCGTCAGGCCATTCGACCGAAAGCTTCGCCATCGCAACGGCGCTCTCGCAGCTTGAATATGGCGAGACCCCGGGCGAGAGCCTTGCCGCGGACCGGCCCACCTTCCACGTGGCCCAGCGCATCGCCGTCAACCGCACGGTGGCGGGCGTCCATTACCCGGTGGATTCGGCTGCCGGGGCCGCTCTGGGCTGTGCCATCGGCACGGCGGTGGCCTTCATCGCCAACGGCACGCCGCTGCGCAGCTTCGGCTTTGATCCCAATGCGGCCCCCGAGGCTGATTTTAACCGCGCCGCGCTGGAGCCGGTGATCAAGGGCCGCGCCAGCAGCAAATCGCCCGATCCGCTGGCGATCCTGCAAAAGCGCTGGCTCAAGGCGCGGGGCGAATGGCAGCGCCGCGATGGCCGATCCGGCACCACCGGAACAGGCTCATGA
- a CDS encoding GMC family oxidoreductase: MTTYDYILVGAGSAGAALAARLSEDARATVLLLEAGGRGRHPWIVMPIGYGKAYYDKRFNWKYETAADPNIKNRQMYWPRGKVLGGSSSINAMVYVRGHKADYDEWAEVAPGWGWDHVAPVFKRMEDWRGPAHPARGTGGPLTVTDVSDAMHPLVRAYVAGADEAGIPFNPDYNAEAMEGAAFYQITTRDGVRASTAAAYLGPARKRPNLRIVTGAHVTQVIIEDQRATGVRYVRNGQTHVATARREVVLCGGAINTPQLLQLSGIGPGALLQRHGIEVIKDSPHVGRNLADHLGVDLLFEAAQPSLNQVLRPWWGKLREGLRYVLTRKGVLSMSLNHGGGFVRLADGDGAPDLQLYFSPLSYARAPVGTRPLMNPDPFPAFRLGFNPCKPTSRGHLEIASPDPFTPPAMHPNYLATEEDCRMMLDGFRLIRRMTATPSLNAQIIREMAPGPALDGDEAILDHIRGDCWTVFHQSGTARMGTDPADAVVDARLRVHGVDGLRVADASIFPTIPSGNTNAPAIMVGEKAGDILREDAR, encoded by the coding sequence ATGACAACCTATGACTACATCCTTGTCGGGGCCGGATCGGCCGGGGCCGCCCTGGCCGCACGCCTGTCGGAAGACGCGCGCGCCACGGTCCTTCTGCTTGAAGCCGGCGGGCGCGGGCGTCATCCTTGGATTGTCATGCCCATCGGCTATGGCAAGGCCTATTACGACAAGCGGTTCAACTGGAAATACGAAACCGCCGCGGACCCCAATATCAAGAACCGTCAGATGTACTGGCCGCGCGGCAAGGTTCTGGGCGGATCGTCCTCGATCAACGCGATGGTCTATGTGCGTGGCCACAAGGCGGATTACGACGAATGGGCCGAGGTGGCTCCCGGCTGGGGATGGGACCACGTCGCCCCGGTGTTCAAACGCATGGAAGACTGGCGCGGCCCTGCGCACCCGGCGCGCGGCACCGGCGGGCCGCTGACGGTCACGGATGTGTCCGACGCGATGCACCCGCTTGTTCGCGCCTATGTCGCAGGCGCGGACGAGGCCGGCATCCCCTTCAACCCCGACTACAACGCCGAGGCGATGGAGGGGGCCGCCTTCTACCAGATCACCACCCGCGACGGGGTGCGCGCCTCCACCGCCGCCGCCTATCTCGGACCGGCGCGCAAACGCCCCAACCTGCGCATCGTGACCGGCGCGCATGTCACGCAGGTGATCATCGAAGATCAGCGCGCGACCGGGGTGCGCTATGTCCGGAACGGGCAAACGCACGTCGCCACGGCGCGGCGCGAGGTGGTGCTGTGCGGCGGGGCGATCAACACGCCGCAGCTTTTGCAACTCTCGGGCATCGGCCCCGGCGCGCTTCTGCAACGCCACGGGATCGAGGTGATCAAGGACAGCCCCCATGTGGGCCGGAACCTGGCCGATCATCTTGGCGTCGATCTGCTGTTCGAAGCGGCCCAGCCCAGCCTCAATCAGGTGTTGCGCCCGTGGTGGGGCAAGCTGCGCGAGGGGCTGCGCTATGTGCTGACCCGCAAGGGCGTCTTGTCGATGAGCCTCAATCATGGCGGCGGCTTCGTGCGGCTTGCCGACGGAGACGGCGCGCCCGACCTGCAACTGTACTTCTCGCCGCTCAGCTATGCCCGGGCGCCCGTGGGCACCCGCCCGCTGATGAACCCGGACCCGTTCCCGGCCTTCCGGCTTGGCTTCAACCCCTGCAAACCCACCTCGCGCGGGCATCTTGAGATCGCTTCGCCCGATCCGTTCACACCGCCCGCGATGCATCCCAATTACCTTGCCACCGAAGAGGATTGCCGGATGATGCTGGACGGGTTCCGCCTGATCCGGCGCATGACCGCCACACCGAGCCTGAACGCCCAGATCATCCGGGAAATGGCGCCCGGTCCCGCGCTCGACGGGGACGAGGCCATCCTCGATCATATCCGCGGCGATTGCTGGACGGTGTTTCACCAGAGCGGCACCGCGCGCATGGGCACGGACCCGGCCGATGCGGTGGTCGATGCACGGCTCCGGGTGCATGGGGTGGACGGCCTGCGCGTGGCCGATGCGTCGATCTTTCCGACCATCCCGTCGGGCAATACCAACGCCCCTGCGATCATGGTCGGCGAGAAGGCCGGCGACATTCTGCGCGAGGATGCGCGCTGA